The Chryseobacterium aureum genome contains a region encoding:
- a CDS encoding helix-turn-helix domain-containing protein, with protein sequence MKVTFYQPAHPLLKEYMEGYYFIEKDDSQKPIKYLTFPDNYFIVSACENVCVTQDKGWVEITGSQSENIVVDFVFRCSVPTEIFYRQSVRELTMYFKPLGLYHFFTSDKSQDLEQEIHLSDFTDIMNTVLKESDRTIQIEILENYWLSKFRKRELPLVYTLLEDFETEMSIEAIAAKNNITRQYVNKICQRYLAKSASEFRKIQRFRNVLISNKKSRNLTELSYENLFYDQSHLIKDFKELTRISPGKFFENVDTDKNNIWLFI encoded by the coding sequence ATGAAAGTTACTTTTTATCAACCGGCACATCCTCTTCTGAAAGAATATATGGAAGGATATTACTTTATAGAAAAAGATGACAGTCAGAAACCCATAAAATATCTTACATTTCCGGATAATTATTTTATTGTATCAGCATGTGAGAATGTGTGTGTTACGCAGGATAAGGGGTGGGTAGAAATTACCGGATCACAATCTGAGAATATTGTCGTTGATTTTGTGTTCCGATGTTCTGTTCCTACTGAAATCTTTTATCGGCAATCGGTCCGTGAACTTACAATGTACTTTAAACCCTTAGGGCTTTATCATTTTTTTACCTCGGATAAAAGTCAGGATCTGGAGCAGGAAATCCATCTTTCGGACTTTACAGACATTATGAATACTGTTTTGAAAGAGTCGGACAGGACAATACAGATTGAAATACTGGAAAATTACTGGCTGTCAAAATTCCGGAAGAGAGAGTTACCGTTGGTGTATACCCTGTTGGAAGATTTTGAAACCGAAATGAGCATTGAAGCAATTGCGGCAAAAAATAATATCACACGACAATATGTAAACAAAATTTGTCAGCGGTATCTGGCTAAGTCCGCGTCAGAATTCAGAAAAATCCAGCGGTTTCGTAATGTATTGATATCCAATAAAAAATCCAGGAATCTTACAGAGCTGTCCTATGAAAATCTGTTTTATGATCAGTCTCATCTTATTAAAGATTTTAAAGAACTCACCAGAATAAGTCCGGGAAAATTCTTTGAGAATGTAGACACCGATAAAAATAATATCTGGCTG
- a CDS encoding 5'-methylthioadenosine/S-adenosylhomocysteine nucleosidase family protein encodes MIKINNESHYSIDDTLFVFALDSEAGTVFNDKNKLITGIGKVNAAIELTKEIHARKPKLIVNLGSAGSKGFHKGEVVCCTKFIQRDMDVRGLGFQLYETPLSGVPPVLEYGLKMDALKEGICGSGDSFEMNHSETDYNIVDMEAYPLALIAQKENIPFLCLKYISDDAGSDAADDWSVQVHLASEAFKKILFSSTI; translated from the coding sequence ATGATAAAAATTAATAACGAAAGTCATTATTCAATTGATGATACCCTTTTTGTTTTTGCTTTAGATTCCGAAGCAGGAACAGTATTCAATGATAAAAATAAATTAATTACCGGTATTGGAAAAGTAAATGCAGCGATTGAACTTACTAAAGAAATTCATGCAAGAAAACCCAAGCTGATCGTGAATTTAGGCTCGGCTGGAAGCAAAGGATTTCATAAAGGAGAAGTGGTATGCTGTACAAAATTTATCCAGAGAGATATGGATGTAAGAGGATTAGGTTTCCAGCTTTATGAAACCCCATTGTCCGGTGTTCCGCCTGTCTTGGAATACGGTCTTAAAATGGATGCGCTGAAAGAGGGAATCTGCGGCAGTGGAGACAGTTTTGAAATGAACCACTCTGAAACCGATTATAATATCGTAGACATGGAAGCTTATCCGCTGGCACTGATTGCCCAAAAGGAAAATATTCCGTTTTTATGCCTGAAATACATCTCCGATGATGCAGGAAGTGATGCTGCAGACGACTGGAGTGTGCAGGTACATCTGGCCTCCGAAGCATTTAAGAAAATATTATTTTCATCAACTATATAA
- a CDS encoding DsbA family oxidoreductase → MKIEIWSDVMCPFCYIGKNNFEQALNQLPFKDEVEVEWKSFQLDPTLDPDKTQDTLQYFREKKGVAEAQATQMLGQVTQMGKGAGIDFNFGKTLITNTFSAHKLLHLAKKHNKSNEMEEALFIAHFIDGKNVGDTEVLIALAESLGIDKEEAKAAVTTDQLDHEVNQDIQEARNNGISGVPFFVLNGKYAVSGAQPAEVFENALQQTYKETVSPFKDLSGENGASCDADGCSI, encoded by the coding sequence ATGAAAATAGAAATCTGGTCGGACGTGATGTGTCCGTTTTGCTATATCGGAAAGAACAATTTTGAGCAGGCTTTGAATCAGCTTCCTTTTAAAGATGAAGTGGAAGTAGAGTGGAAGAGTTTTCAGCTGGATCCAACTTTAGATCCAGACAAAACGCAGGATACTCTTCAGTATTTCAGAGAGAAAAAAGGGGTTGCTGAAGCACAGGCTACCCAAATGCTTGGGCAGGTGACTCAAATGGGAAAAGGAGCCGGAATTGATTTTAATTTTGGAAAAACTTTGATTACCAATACTTTCAGCGCTCATAAATTACTTCATCTGGCTAAAAAGCATAATAAATCCAATGAAATGGAAGAAGCATTATTTATTGCTCATTTTATTGACGGTAAAAATGTAGGAGATACAGAAGTTTTAATTGCTCTTGCAGAAAGTCTGGGAATTGATAAGGAAGAAGCAAAAGCAGCTGTGACAACGGATCAGCTGGATCATGAAGTGAACCAGGACATTCAGGAGGCGAGAAACAATGGTATTTCCGGAGTTCCCTTCTTTGTTCTGAATGGTAAATATGCCGTTTCCGGTGCCCAGCCTGCGGAAGTATTTGAAAATGCACTTCAGCAAACTTATAAAGAAACGGTGAGTCCGTTTAAGGATCTTTCCGGTGAAAACGGAGCCTCCTGTGATGCAGACGGATGCAGCATTTAA
- a CDS encoding MFS transporter: MKKYAYIGCLGFIAVITTEFGVIGILPQIAEHYNISIDKAGYLLSAFALIIALTGPFMTLLTSGFDRKKIMLAAIFMFLITGFVSSFSPPFWLLMLVRMLPAFLQPVYIATALSVAVSQADHKKKNELMGIVFNGVAIAMVTTVPFATWIAGLGSWEFSFMIQTVVSLIALLVIYFLLPPMPVKQKKSYGNQIRILKQPPFVLSTLTNFFMITAWFSTYSYFADYLNKAKGMDTSMVSYMLLIFGIIGVFANGVAGKMLNKNVAGTTAIFLSGTIVIPVLLYFSDGNVWATIAVIGIWGFLYSPSFLNASAYMISSAPDSLEFANSLATSFGNLGVTVGTTIGGWVIVTKGVEYIPWIGLVFGLFAFLMMALKGIWEKRTQELSPCQN, from the coding sequence ATGAAGAAATACGCATACATTGGGTGCCTGGGGTTCATAGCAGTGATTACAACAGAATTTGGTGTGATCGGCATTCTCCCCCAAATTGCAGAGCATTACAACATCAGTATAGACAAAGCAGGATATCTCTTGAGTGCTTTTGCATTAATCATTGCGCTTACCGGACCATTTATGACCTTGCTTACATCAGGTTTCGACCGTAAAAAAATAATGCTGGCTGCTATTTTCATGTTTCTGATTACGGGATTTGTATCTTCATTTTCTCCTCCTTTCTGGCTGTTGATGCTGGTGAGAATGTTACCTGCATTTCTTCAGCCTGTTTATATTGCAACCGCACTGTCAGTAGCGGTATCTCAGGCAGATCACAAAAAAAAGAATGAATTAATGGGAATTGTATTTAACGGGGTAGCCATTGCCATGGTTACCACAGTTCCTTTTGCAACATGGATTGCGGGACTTGGCTCTTGGGAATTTTCATTTATGATACAGACTGTGGTCAGTTTGATTGCTTTACTTGTCATTTATTTTCTTCTTCCTCCAATGCCTGTAAAACAGAAAAAGTCCTATGGAAATCAGATCAGGATATTGAAACAGCCGCCATTTGTTCTGAGCACACTTACGAACTTCTTCATGATTACGGCATGGTTTTCTACCTACAGCTATTTTGCAGACTATCTGAACAAAGCGAAAGGGATGGATACTTCAATGGTAAGCTATATGCTCCTTATTTTTGGAATTATTGGAGTGTTTGCGAATGGGGTGGCCGGAAAAATGCTCAATAAAAATGTGGCAGGAACCACCGCTATTTTTCTTTCAGGAACCATTGTAATACCCGTTCTTCTCTATTTTTCTGATGGAAATGTATGGGCTACAATTGCCGTTATCGGAATTTGGGGATTTCTCTATTCACCAAGCTTTTTGAATGCATCTGCTTATATGATTTCTTCTGCTCCGGACTCACTGGAGTTTGCCAACAGTCTTGCCACATCGTTCGGAAACCTGGGAGTTACAGTGGGGACTACCATCGGTGGATGGGTAATTGTTACAAAAGGAGTAGAATATATTCCGTGGATAGGTTTGGTTTTCGGACTATTTGCATTTCTGATGATGGCATTAAAAGGAATATGGGAGAAACGGACCCAGGAGCTTTCTCCCTGTCAGAATTAA
- a CDS encoding alpha/beta hydrolase: MQLTPKITQIVNHLETIQPFNPQDSLDGARKFLETMSLQLSGKKESVAMIEERYIQQNSHQIPVRIYRPLGKIQQSSALMYIHGGWFIAGGYETHDAVVRKLANTTGSVVIFIDYRLAPEHPFPAGLNDCIEGIKWVLENAESLGIDPDKIGIIGDSAGGALSTAVSTQLGKQFKFQILIYPAVDNQLNSKSWETYENGPVLNKQGGIEAWAGYLPEEEKENPLAIPVLIKDFEETPPTLIILAEHDPLLDDGKQLAENMKNAGVELTTSFYKDMVHGFMHMGELLDETQIAVDEIAAFARQNLTSGQ; this comes from the coding sequence ATGCAATTAACACCTAAGATAACACAGATTGTAAATCATTTAGAAACCATACAGCCTTTTAACCCTCAGGATTCTTTAGATGGCGCACGCAAATTTCTTGAGACAATGTCTCTTCAGCTTAGTGGAAAGAAAGAATCTGTAGCTATGATTGAAGAGCGGTATATTCAGCAGAATAGTCATCAGATTCCTGTTAGGATTTACCGGCCTCTGGGAAAAATTCAGCAGTCATCAGCTCTTATGTATATTCATGGAGGCTGGTTCATCGCTGGTGGTTATGAGACTCATGATGCTGTAGTCCGTAAACTGGCTAATACAACAGGGTCTGTAGTGATTTTTATAGATTACCGTCTTGCTCCGGAACATCCTTTTCCGGCTGGGCTAAATGACTGCATAGAGGGGATCAAATGGGTTTTGGAAAATGCAGAATCTCTTGGAATCGACCCTGATAAAATCGGAATCATTGGAGACAGTGCAGGAGGCGCTTTGTCAACGGCTGTTTCTACACAGTTAGGGAAACAGTTCAAATTTCAGATATTGATTTATCCTGCGGTAGATAATCAATTGAATTCAAAATCCTGGGAAACGTATGAAAACGGACCGGTTCTCAATAAGCAGGGGGGTATAGAAGCCTGGGCAGGATATCTTCCCGAAGAAGAGAAAGAGAATCCGCTGGCAATTCCTGTTTTGATTAAAGATTTTGAGGAAACACCGCCTACCTTAATCATTCTGGCAGAACACGATCCCTTACTGGATGATGGAAAACAGCTTGCGGAAAATATGAAGAATGCAGGGGTTGAACTTACAACAAGCTTTTACAAGGACATGGTTCACGGCTTTATGCATATGGGTGAACTGTTGGATGAAACGCAGATCGCTGTGGATGAAATAGCAGCATTTGCCCGTCAAAATTTAACATCTGGCCAATAA
- a CDS encoding winged helix-turn-helix transcriptional regulator produces the protein MGKIKENSTNNINRQYIQECDLSYAVCKIGGRWKLIILNKLKDGKLRFSEIRNSISGITERMLTLQLRELEKESLVKRTVHAEVPPRVDYELTPIARELIPIWKQLDEWGGKHRELMQVSEREEE, from the coding sequence ATGGGTAAGATAAAAGAAAATTCAACGAATAATATCAACCGACAATATATCCAGGAATGCGATCTGAGCTATGCGGTATGCAAAATCGGAGGGAGATGGAAACTGATCATTTTAAACAAATTAAAAGACGGAAAATTACGTTTCAGTGAAATCAGAAATTCTATTTCCGGAATAACGGAAAGAATGCTTACGCTTCAGCTGAGAGAACTGGAAAAAGAAAGTCTGGTAAAAAGGACCGTTCATGCAGAAGTGCCACCAAGGGTAGATTATGAGCTTACACCTATCGCCCGGGAGCTGATTCCTATTTGGAAACAGCTGGATGAGTGGGGCGGAAAGCACAGGGAACTGATGCAGGTATCGGAACGGGAAGAAGAATGA
- a CDS encoding MFS transporter: MQERSSHGISRTVIWLMSIISGLVVANNYYNQPLLALISEELHVSESAAGKISVLTQIGYALGLLLIVPLGDKFFRKKLILIDLFLVFGSLLWMTFATELWMLYAASLLIGTTSVIPQLFVPIAAELSSDKEKSSNIGLVMSGLLLGILLSRFIGGIVGEVWGWRAMFGIASGLMILVWVAVYKMLPEMSPNFKGTYKELMRSVAQLAKTQPVLQLASFRGAMAFGSMCALFTTLVFHMEKPPFNAGSSVVGSFGLAGAVGALAAAKVGKLQKYLDINRIILYSLLIVIGSWGFTYFAGETYWGLIVGVILVDLGVQSSHIMNQTNYFLIKSNAVNRLNTVYMVSYFIGGSLGTWLASIAWQKAQWAGVCLVGTVFGALALIAHILFCKKVNKA, from the coding sequence ATGCAGGAGCGTTCTTCCCATGGTATTTCCCGGACTGTCATCTGGCTTATGTCCATTATTTCGGGACTTGTAGTTGCCAACAATTATTACAACCAGCCTTTATTAGCCCTCATCTCTGAAGAACTTCATGTTTCTGAGAGTGCCGCGGGTAAAATATCTGTACTTACGCAAATCGGGTATGCTTTGGGATTGCTGTTGATTGTTCCGTTGGGGGATAAGTTTTTCCGTAAGAAATTGATTTTAATTGATCTGTTTCTGGTCTTTGGATCACTTTTATGGATGACTTTTGCTACAGAGTTGTGGATGCTGTATGCAGCAAGCTTACTGATTGGAACCACATCGGTTATTCCTCAGCTGTTTGTCCCTATTGCTGCGGAACTTTCTTCAGACAAAGAAAAATCCTCTAACATCGGATTGGTAATGTCCGGGTTATTGCTAGGAATTCTTCTGTCCCGTTTTATAGGAGGAATTGTAGGAGAAGTCTGGGGCTGGAGAGCGATGTTTGGTATTGCCTCAGGACTGATGATTCTGGTTTGGGTGGCCGTTTATAAAATGCTTCCTGAAATGTCTCCTAATTTTAAAGGAACCTACAAAGAGCTGATGCGTTCGGTTGCTCAGCTTGCCAAAACACAGCCTGTTCTTCAGCTGGCATCATTCCGTGGAGCGATGGCATTCGGGTCTATGTGTGCTTTGTTTACCACCTTGGTTTTTCATATGGAGAAACCGCCTTTTAATGCCGGATCTTCTGTAGTGGGAAGCTTTGGGCTGGCAGGTGCTGTAGGCGCTTTGGCCGCTGCAAAAGTGGGGAAACTACAAAAGTACCTGGATATTAACCGGATTATACTTTATTCTTTACTGATTGTTATAGGAAGCTGGGGCTTTACTTATTTTGCAGGAGAAACCTATTGGGGACTGATTGTAGGGGTAATTCTTGTTGATCTGGGCGTACAATCCAGCCATATTATGAATCAGACCAATTATTTTCTCATTAAATCTAATGCTGTCAACAGGCTGAATACCGTTTATATGGTATCTTATTTCATTGGAGGATCACTGGGAACCTGGCTGGCTTCAATCGCATGGCAGAAGGCTCAATGGGCTGGTGTATGCCTGGTAGGAACGGTATTTGGGGCATTGGCTTTGATAGCGCATATCCTGTTTTGTAAAAAAGTAAATAAAGCATAA
- a CDS encoding MBL fold metallo-hydrolase, which yields MKIIPLKEGNFSASKSKDFTLLTEENSDKIGGIKMSVQPFLIITENDYILLDAGIGWKNESGATVVSELLERENIHPGQVTKLLISHLHKDHIEGAVKLTENGFEAAYPNAQMYIQKRELDFAMEMKGNPSFDFDVLEKLIQLPNIIWMNEDQGHITEEISYEVAGGHTPFMQVFWIRENEETVFYGTDDLPQASYLKYHLAYKSDFDGRKAMELRLSWEKEARENNWKILLYHDLDKAVVEVNKEK from the coding sequence ATGAAAATTATTCCACTTAAAGAAGGCAATTTTTCGGCAAGCAAATCCAAAGATTTTACCCTTTTAACAGAAGAAAATTCTGATAAAATAGGAGGAATCAAAATGTCTGTTCAGCCATTTCTTATCATTACTGAAAATGATTATATCCTTTTGGATGCGGGAATTGGCTGGAAAAACGAATCCGGAGCAACTGTTGTTTCAGAATTGCTGGAAAGGGAAAATATCCATCCTGGGCAAGTTACAAAATTACTGATCTCACATCTTCACAAAGATCACATTGAAGGAGCTGTGAAACTTACAGAAAATGGTTTTGAAGCAGCTTATCCCAATGCACAGATGTATATACAAAAACGCGAACTGGATTTTGCCATGGAAATGAAAGGAAATCCTTCATTTGATTTTGATGTACTGGAAAAGCTCATTCAGCTTCCGAACATCATATGGATGAATGAAGATCAGGGACACATCACAGAGGAAATTTCCTATGAAGTAGCAGGTGGACACACCCCTTTTATGCAGGTTTTCTGGATCAGGGAAAATGAAGAGACGGTCTTTTATGGAACAGATGATCTTCCGCAAGCTTCTTATTTAAAATATCATTTAGCCTATAAAAGTGATTTTGATGGAAGAAAAGCAATGGAATTAAGGCTTTCCTGGGAAAAAGAAGCAAGAGAAAACAATTGGAAAATTCTTTTGTATCATGATCTGGATAAAGCAGTTGTAGAAGTTAACAAAGAAAAATAA
- a CDS encoding helix-turn-helix transcriptional regulator, which produces MKNRKTETDLENLDQKIRVQDEIMVLAKTNSPRLLNKFRLVYPDFFKKLSDIQPILKNSELIFCIYLKLNMTTKEIATCIFVTPKAIQNRKNRIRKKLNIPSEFDIYKWFNEI; this is translated from the coding sequence ATGAAAAATAGAAAAACTGAAACTGATTTAGAAAATTTAGATCAAAAAATTCGTGTACAGGATGAAATAATGGTGTTGGCCAAGACCAATTCTCCTCGTCTCCTGAACAAATTCCGACTGGTTTATCCTGATTTTTTTAAAAAGTTATCTGATATACAGCCTATCCTTAAAAATTCTGAACTGATCTTTTGTATTTACCTGAAGCTCAATATGACCACCAAGGAAATTGCAACCTGTATTTTTGTTACCCCAAAAGCGATACAAAACAGGAAAAACAGAATCCGAAAAAAACTGAATATCCCTTCTGAATTTGACATCTATAAATGGTTTAATGAAATTTAA
- a CDS encoding chloramphenicol acetyltransferase has protein sequence MKIVDIDNWNRKEHFEFFSRMASPYFGFTTEVDCTKAYDTAKERGYSFFAYYFHKSMVAVNTVEELKLRIIDGQVIQFDTVHAGSTIGRPDGTFGFSFTPFSEDFETFNTVLQEEIKGVHSTTGLRLSNERLGKDHVRHTTIPWNSFSAILHPTDLNTTESVPKIAFGKFAVKEGRKYLPVSIEAHHGLADGIHIAQYLEEFQRQLDQ, from the coding sequence ATGAAGATTGTAGATATAGACAACTGGAACAGAAAAGAACATTTTGAGTTTTTTTCTCGTATGGCGAGCCCTTATTTTGGATTTACAACGGAAGTAGACTGTACAAAGGCCTACGATACTGCAAAAGAAAGAGGATATTCTTTTTTTGCTTATTATTTTCACAAATCTATGGTAGCGGTCAATACAGTAGAAGAGTTAAAACTCAGAATTATTGATGGTCAGGTCATACAGTTTGATACCGTTCATGCCGGCAGCACTATCGGAAGACCGGATGGTACTTTTGGTTTTTCATTCACACCCTTTTCTGAAGATTTCGAAACGTTCAATACCGTTTTGCAGGAGGAGATAAAAGGAGTTCATTCGACTACAGGATTAAGATTAAGCAATGAAAGGCTGGGGAAAGACCATGTCCGCCATACCACTATTCCGTGGAATTCTTTCAGTGCTATCTTACATCCTACAGATTTGAATACAACAGAATCGGTTCCTAAAATTGCTTTTGGAAAATTTGCTGTCAAAGAAGGAAGAAAATATCTTCCGGTTTCTATAGAAGCCCATCACGGACTGGCAGACGGAATTCACATCGCCCAATACCTGGAGGAATTTCAGAGACAGCTGGATCAATAG
- a CDS encoding NAD(P)-dependent oxidoreductase: MEKIGFIGLGNMGHPMAKNIEKAGVPLSVYNRSPEKAKDFVEKSTVCTQIKDLVENSDIIFTMLTNDSAVKAVYKEIIPLTIQGKLFVDMSTISPEASTETAAALKIKEASFIDAPVAGSTQPAKEGTLIIMTGGEEKDIHRAMPYLLKMGKSVKHLGENGKGIAGKLSVNYFLSAIYQGLAETVLLSGKLGIERSDMLEIINESASGSGASKVKTPLLMADQYAPAFALDLMLKDILLAKNAGADYPLSETLIQTYQDAHDKGFGQDDVIGIINYLKTLDK, from the coding sequence ATGGAAAAAATCGGATTCATCGGATTAGGAAATATGGGCCACCCAATGGCAAAAAATATTGAAAAAGCAGGAGTTCCTCTTTCAGTTTACAACAGATCGCCGGAAAAAGCGAAGGATTTTGTAGAGAAATCCACAGTCTGCACCCAAATTAAAGACCTGGTGGAAAACAGCGATATTATATTCACAATGCTTACCAATGACAGCGCTGTAAAAGCTGTATATAAAGAAATTATTCCTCTAACTATTCAGGGGAAGCTTTTTGTGGATATGAGTACTATTTCCCCGGAAGCTTCTACAGAAACAGCAGCGGCCTTGAAAATAAAAGAAGCCTCATTTATTGATGCTCCCGTAGCGGGCAGTACTCAGCCAGCAAAGGAAGGAACATTAATCATTATGACAGGAGGTGAAGAAAAAGATATCCACCGTGCTATGCCTTATCTTTTGAAAATGGGAAAATCTGTAAAACATTTAGGTGAAAACGGAAAAGGTATTGCCGGAAAGCTGTCTGTCAATTACTTTCTTTCTGCTATTTATCAGGGACTGGCCGAAACGGTATTACTATCTGGAAAATTAGGAATTGAAAGATCTGATATGCTGGAAATCATTAATGAAAGTGCCAGCGGAAGCGGTGCCAGCAAAGTAAAAACACCTCTTCTGATGGCAGACCAGTACGCTCCGGCATTTGCTCTTGATCTGATGCTGAAAGATATTCTCCTTGCTAAAAATGCAGGCGCAGATTATCCTCTGTCTGAAACCCTGATCCAAACCTATCAGGATGCACATGATAAAGGTTTTGGTCAGGATGATGTGATCGGAATTATCAATTATTTAAAAACCCTAGATAAATAA
- a CDS encoding PPC domain-containing DNA-binding protein has translation MSYKGNHWSARKVDHIYIVSLDNHSNIVEGLTDFIHNQNIRAGEVTGIGAVSEATLRFFNPATQQYVDKAFKEQMEVTNISGNVSEIEGKPTLHLHITLGREDYTALAGHLLEAKIQGAAEFIFYPLNTRVVKMKNEQIGINLYDFEK, from the coding sequence ATGAGTTACAAAGGAAACCACTGGTCCGCCAGAAAAGTGGATCATATCTACATTGTAAGTCTGGATAATCATTCTAACATCGTGGAAGGGTTAACAGACTTTATCCACAACCAAAATATCCGTGCAGGAGAAGTAACCGGAATAGGAGCTGTGAGTGAAGCCACTCTCCGGTTCTTCAATCCGGCGACCCAACAATATGTGGATAAAGCATTCAAAGAACAGATGGAAGTCACCAATATTTCCGGAAACGTTTCTGAAATAGAAGGAAAACCCACTTTACATCTTCATATTACCCTCGGGAGAGAAGATTATACGGCTTTAGCCGGACACCTTTTAGAAGCAAAAATCCAGGGAGCAGCAGAATTTATATTCTATCCGTTGAATACCAGAGTGGTAAAAATGAAGAATGAACAAATAGGAATCAATCTCTATGATTTTGAAAAATAG
- a CDS encoding Crp/Fnr family transcriptional regulator, producing the protein MFEVLLSHIENKVDITGKEKNQVQSYFTVKKLRKKQYLLQEGDICRSLSFVSKGLLKSYFPDEKGNEHINMFAFEGWWISDFNSFINQEKSVLNIDAVEETEVLMITLENYEKMMLEIPVMDRYFRILYQNSLVTKDYRLIVSNSYTAEEKYLQLAQKNPEMIKRIPHNLIASYLGLAPETISRIRKKNSLNNT; encoded by the coding sequence ATGTTTGAAGTATTGCTTTCACATATTGAAAATAAGGTTGATATCACAGGCAAAGAGAAAAATCAGGTTCAGTCTTATTTTACCGTTAAAAAACTTCGTAAAAAACAGTATCTGCTTCAGGAAGGAGACATCTGTAGATCACTTTCTTTCGTAAGTAAAGGGCTGCTGAAGTCTTATTTTCCGGATGAGAAAGGAAATGAGCATATCAATATGTTTGCTTTTGAAGGTTGGTGGATTTCAGATTTCAACAGTTTTATCAATCAGGAAAAATCTGTACTGAATATTGATGCTGTTGAAGAAACTGAAGTGCTGATGATCACTTTGGAAAACTATGAAAAAATGATGCTGGAAATTCCGGTGATGGATCGTTATTTCAGAATTTTATACCAAAATAGCCTCGTTACGAAAGATTACAGACTCATTGTTTCCAATAGCTACACGGCCGAAGAAAAATACCTTCAATTGGCACAAAAGAATCCGGAAATGATCAAAAGAATACCGCATAACCTTATCGCCTCTTATCTTGGTCTGGCTCCTGAAACCATAAGCAGAATCCGTAAAAAGAATTCTCTGAATAACACTTGA
- a CDS encoding SDR family oxidoreductase, translating into MENIALVVGATGITGSNLAEELIAQGWTTYGLSRNPDLNIPGLHPVKADLLNEQSLAEALEGISPTHIYFTTWMRNDTEEENICVNSLLVKNLLTVLSPKKTVQHVALVTGLKHYLGPFEAYAKEGILPETPVREEHPRLTLPNFYYAQEDEVYKASEKDGFTWSIHRPHTVVGYAVGNLMNIGTTLAVYASICKETGRKFIWPGSEAQWNGISDVTDARILAKQLVWASTTESAKNQAFNIANGDVFRWKWLWKRLADWFGIEAEGFSGKIRPLEKELENDHEIWTAIAKKHNLRESNLNRLSSAWHTDLDLGRPLEVMCDMSKSRKLGFTAYTNTEDSFINVFERLRSENIIP; encoded by the coding sequence ATGGAAAATATTGCATTGGTAGTGGGCGCTACCGGAATTACAGGAAGCAATCTTGCAGAAGAATTGATTGCACAGGGCTGGACAACTTACGGCTTATCCAGAAACCCTGATCTTAATATACCAGGTTTACATCCGGTTAAAGCAGACTTGCTGAATGAGCAGAGCCTTGCAGAAGCATTGGAAGGGATCTCTCCCACTCACATTTACTTTACCACATGGATGCGCAATGACACCGAAGAAGAAAATATCTGCGTCAACAGCCTGTTAGTAAAAAACCTGCTCACTGTTTTATCTCCCAAAAAGACAGTACAGCATGTAGCTTTGGTTACAGGTTTGAAACATTATCTGGGGCCTTTTGAGGCATATGCTAAAGAAGGAATTTTACCTGAAACACCTGTCCGGGAAGAACATCCAAGACTTACGCTTCCCAACTTTTATTATGCACAGGAAGATGAAGTGTATAAAGCTTCTGAAAAAGACGGCTTTACGTGGAGTATTCACAGGCCTCATACCGTTGTTGGATATGCTGTAGGAAATCTTATGAATATCGGAACCACCTTAGCTGTATATGCCAGCATTTGTAAAGAAACAGGAAGAAAATTCATCTGGCCGGGATCGGAAGCACAATGGAATGGTATTTCGGATGTCACAGATGCCCGAATATTAGCTAAACAATTGGTTTGGGCATCCACTACAGAATCAGCAAAGAATCAAGCTTTTAATATTGCCAATGGAGATGTTTTCCGATGGAAATGGCTGTGGAAAAGACTAGCAGACTGGTTTGGTATAGAAGCTGAAGGTTTCAGCGGTAAGATAAGACCTCTGGAAAAAGAACTGGAAAATGATCACGAAATCTGGACAGCAATAGCGAAGAAACATAATCTCAGAGAAAGCAATCTTAACAGGCTGTCATCCGCATGGCACACCGATCTGGATTTGGGAAGACCTCTGGAAGTAATGTGTGATATGTCCAAAAGCAGAAAACTGGGTTTCACAGCTTATACAAATACAGAAGACTCTTTTATCAATGTTTTCGAAAGATTGAGATCTGAAAATATCATCCCTTAA